The stretch of DNA AACGGCGTCGCCTGACACCACCCATGCCGGGTCCCCGCCGCTCTCCCGCCTGGACCATCGGCCCGCTGGCGGCCGAAGGGCGCCGCCGTCTGGCCGGGCTGAAGGCCGCCGCCGCCGCGCTGGAATCCCGCGTTTTGCTCCGTCGGGCCCTGGGTGTGACCGAGCTCGAAATCCTGGCCTATCCCGAGCGCCTCGTCGCGGCGGCGGCCGCCGGCCGCTATCTGCGCCTTATCGACCGCCGGACCGCGCGCGAGCCGTTTGCCTATCTCATCGGGGAACGGGAATTCTGGTCCATTCCTATATCCGTCGGCCCGGCCGTTTTGATCCCGCGTCCGGAGACGGAGACGCTGGTCGAGACGGCGCTGGAGCTGGCGGGGGAAGGCCCGCTCCTGGTCGCGGACGTCGGCACGGGCAGCGGCGCCGTCGCCCTGGCCCTGGCCACCGAGCTGCGGGACGCGCGCGTCCTGGCCACGGATATCAGCCCGGCGGCCCTGCGGACGGCCCGCGGGAACGCCGCCCGCCACGGCCTCCGGAACATTGAATTCCTGGCCGGAGATCTCTGCGCCCCTTTGCGCCGACGGGCTTGGACTGGGCAGGTGGACCTTCTGGTCTCCAATCCGCCCTATGTTCGGGAGGCCGATTGGGCTCGGCTCCAGCCGGAGGTTCGCGATTACGAGCCCAAGTCGGCTTTGGTCCCCGGACCGACGGGGCTGGAGATTCTCCGTCGGCTGATCGCCGAGGCGACCGTCTGTTTGCGTCCCGGCGGCTGGCTGGCCGTCGAGATCGGGCGCGGGCAGGCGCGGGCGGTGCGGAGGATGTTCGGGGCGGGCTGGGACGAGGTCCGGGTTAAGCCCGATTTGAGGGGCATCGTCCGGGTGATCGCGGCCCGTTTCGGCGGCCGTCCCGCTGTCAAGCCTTGAGCTTGCGGGCCAGGGCCGAAAATTCTTCGATGCTCGGTACGAACGAAGTCGTTTCGAACCGGATCTTCTCCCATTTCTCGGGCTTGAGCCGAAGGAAGGCGTCCACCAGGCGGGGATCGAACTGTGTCCCGGCGTGGCGGACGATCTCCTTCTGGGCGGCCCGGAAATCGCGGGCCCTTCGATAGGGCCGATGGGCCGTGATCGCGTCCAGCGCGTCCGCCAGCGCGAAAAGCCGGGCTTCCAGGGGGATCCGGTCCCCCTTCAGGCCGAGGGGATAGCCCGAGCCGTCAAAGTGCTCGTGGTGATGAAGGATGATTTCGCCGATGACACGAACCAACTTGATCTCTTTGATCAGCCCATAGCCGAGGGCCGGGTGAAGGCGGACCTTCTCCCATTCCGCTTCGGTCAGGGCCCCGGGCTTCTTCAGGATGGCGTCGGGGATGGCGATCTTGCCGATGTCATGGAGCAGGGCGCCGCGGCGCAGGCAATCGAGCTTGTCCGGGTCGGTCAGGCCGATCAGGGTGGCCAGGACCTGGGTGTACTTGGCTACCGTCTGGGAATGGCCGAACGTCTCGACGTCCCTCAGGTCCAAGGCGGTCATAAGGTTTTCCAAGGTCGAGTCGTATATCTGCTCGAGCTCAGAGGCGTGGCGGGCGTTGCGGGCCTGGTCCGATTGGGCTTTGCGCAAAGCCTTGAATCGGGTCTCGGCCAAGGCTTCGCTCGCCACCCGGCGCCATTCGCTGCGGACCAAGGAAAGGAGCGCGGCGTCATCGGCCGGTCCCAGGACCCCATCGATCCGGCCGTCGCGCAGCAGCCGGCTTTCCAGGCCGTTCGGGGCCGCCGGCAGGACGATCAGGACGGACAGAGCGGGCCGCTCGTGCTTGAGGGCCAGAAGCGTCCGCAGCAACGGGGCGGCCGGGTCGGCGGCCTCCGCCAGTACCAGGATGTTGTCCGGCTCGGCGGCTCGGGCGGCCAGGCTTTCAGCCGTCGCCTCGACCGGGCGGACGGCCAGCCGGAGCGTCTTCAGCCCGCGCAGGAGCCGTTCCCGGCGCGCGGGGTCGAGACGGCAAAGGACGAGGCCGGGAGTATTCATTGGTTCGCCTTCTTTTATACCCCAGGAATCGGCGGTGGCGCAAGCCGGCCAGGGGGGGAGCCCCCTGGGGCGAGGCGGCCCCTCTCCGGGGGTGAGGGAGGGGAGGCAAATATCCCCGGACCTTCCCTCCTGGGGGGTGATTGCCCCCCGCAAGCCCGATCGGATACACTAGCCGCGGACGAAGAAGCCCGATTGCGACGGGCTGAAGGAGAACGGTCATGACGCCCAAAGGTGACGCGCTTGTAGAATCCACCGCCATCATCCGCGAGATCGAGACCAGTCTGGAGGATAGCTTGCGCCGCCGGCGGGAGGAGATCGAGCGTGAGCTCGAACAGCGTCTGCGCCTGGAGCGCGAAGAGACCGAGAGGAAGCTGTCGATGATCGAAAAGGAATTCGAGAAGGAAAAAGGCAACCTCCGCGAATACCATGGAGCGGTGGCCGAGTACGAGTCGGCCCGCGAAGGGCTGGAGCGCGAGCTCCGGGAGCACCTCGACCGTTCCGCTGGATACCAGAAGGAGATCGAGCGGCTGACGGGCCTGACGATCGAGGAGCTGCGGTCGGTGACCGAGCTCAGCGGCCGTCTGGCCGACCTCCGGCTTTCGGCCGAGGAGCGGATCAACGAGATGCGATCCAAGCTGAAGGAGCGCTTCGCCATCGATTCCAAGGCGTCCCGCGAAGCCGGCCCGCGCGAGATACCGGCGCCCTTGCCCGCGGCTGTACCGGCAGGGCGCCCGGTGCCATCGCCGGCCCCGCGGGTCGAAAATATCTACGAGCCCGTACCCGCGCCTGTGCCTGCGCCCGTGCCAGCGCCCGTGCCCGCGGCCGTGCCCGCGGCCGCCTGCGCCGAGGAAGGAGAGTTCGTCTTCGATCTGGAAAAGGAACTGAGCAAGCTGAAACGGATCAAAGAGATGCTGGACCGGGACGGATCCGGCGCCGGCGAAGCGCCCCGGGCGCCGCTGCAGGCCAACGCGGTCCCCCTCCCGGCCGATCCCGGCCTCCCTCCCAACCCGGAGATCGAATGGCCAGTGCCGGCGCGAGCCGAGGCCGTGCCGGCTGCCGATTTCAAGATGCCCGAGATCAACCAATTCATTCAGGATTTTGTCCAGCGCGAGCACGGCCTGGCCCCGGACGGCCCGGGCGCGCAGCCCGGCTCCGCCCCGGCCGACGACTTTCGGTCGTCGGGCACCGAGGACAAGGACTTCCAATCGGTTTTCGCCCTGCTGGAGCGCTACCGCCGCTCCGAGCCGACCGACTACAGCGGCGAGATCAGCTTCTTCCAGAACCGCGACCATCTCATCCTGGACGGGGAATCGCTCCTGCGGGCCGTCACCACGGTGACGGCTGAGGCCCGCAAGCTCTTCGCCCGGCTCGGCCAGGCGGGTACGCCCAAGGACCAGTTCTTCATCAAGCAGGAGCTGATCAACAATCAGGAAATTCTGCGCAAGATCATCCTGCGGTCCGTCCGGATGTGCGAGCGCGAGTCCTGCCGGCTGCCCCGCTATACCGAGGACATCCTCAACCCGGGCGTCATGAAGGACCTGCTGGAGCGCCTGAACATGGATAATTGGAGCAACCAGGAGGACTTCGCCACCTTCGAGGCGGCCGCCGGCCGGTTGAAGGACGCCTTCCATCGGCGGATCACGCCGCCGGCGAAGTACCTGAGCTCGATCGTCCAGGAACTGGAAGGCTGAGCCGGAAGGCTCAGGAGCTCGGGGCGTCCTTCTTTCCTAGAGATAGGAAATACGCCTCTAGTAGGCGGTGATCGCCCGTCGTCAGGTCGCGGAACCTCAAACCCGTATAGAAGAAGGCCGAGTTGGGGGAGGCCTTCCGGCAATAGATTACTTCGCCGCGGAAGGGGCAGGCCCGGTTGCCGAGGACCATGAACAGGTCCAGGACGCGGGCTAGCGGAAAGGCCGATTCAACCGAGATCAGAGCGCCGCCCAGGCTCAAGTCGACGGTGGTTGCGACGCGATGGCTTCCGTTCTCGCGGAAGATACACAGAGTCGAGGCGGTATAGCGCTGGTGGGTGCGCTTTTCCATATAGACTCGTTCCCCGGCCGCCCGCAAGATGGTCGTCTTGCTCATGACCGCGGCTTTCTCCCGGACATAGGCGCAGACCCGGTTTTTGTGGATCATTCGGGAGTCTCCGCCCAGGGCTGCCAGCTTCTTGCCTTTGGCCTCGGCCAAGGCCAAATCGGCCTCCTGGGCGAACATCTTCAGCGAAGCCCGGGTCAATATGGAAGAGCCGCCGGTCCGGTTTATCGGCACCAGGGTCACGCCAAAGCTCATGGTCAGGTTGTGGCGGGGCTGGAACTCCTCGAACTCGAAGATGTGCTCCTCGATTGATTTGCGGATCCGCTCGGTGAGCAGGGTGGCTTCCTCGATATTCTTGACCCCGGTCAGGAAGAACAGGAACTCCTCGCCGCCGTAGCGGCAAAGGAGGTCCTGATCGCGGATGGAGGCGCGCAGGATGGCGCCCAGGTCGCGCAGCAGGCGGTTGCCCGCTTCGTGGCCGTTGCGGTCGTTGTAGGCCTTGAACCAGTCGACGTCGCCCATGACCAGGGCGAAGGAGCCCGTCTCCTGGCGGCGCTTGCTGAGGATTTCGACCTTCTGGACGACCTTCTCGAAGAAGGGATCGGGCCGCAGCAAGCCCGTCAGCGCGTCGTATTGAATCAGATTCAGCTTGGTCATGGCCAGCGCGATATGCTCGGACAGGCCGCGCAGGACCTGGCGGTCCTCGGCCGTGAACCCGGCCCCGGGCTTGGCCTCGGGCGATTTGCCGTAGACTTCGAGCACGCCGATGATCTCGCGGTCGTGCTGGAGCGGGGCGGCCAGAAAGCTCCGCAGGGGAGCCTTGAGAAGCTCTTGATACCGGATCGAGGCGCGGGCGTCCCGCCCCGGATCGACGAGATTGAGGACTTCGCCGGTCCGGGCGACGTGGGCGGCGAAGTCCTGGCTCGGCAGCATGGCCAGGTGGCGCGAAAAATCGGCGTGAGCCAGGAAAGCGTCGTCCCAGATGAGAGGCTTCAGGTAGCGCCCCAGGGAGTCGTTCTCCTCAAGGATGTAGAGAGAAAGGCTGGACGCACCGACCAGGGCCTTGATGTCGGGCACCATGTCCATGAGAACATTAACGTCGTCCGCGGAGTAGAGCTTGCGCAGCAGCCCTTCGAACCTTTGCTTCAGTTGTTCCGAACGGAGATAGCGCTCCTGCAAGGTGACCCGTTTCGACATCTCCTTCAGCAGGCCCTCTGAGAGGGCGCTGTTGAGTCCCTTGATCTCGCCGTAGACCTTCTTCAGCCGGCCCTCGGCGTCGGCTTTGGCCACGGCCATGTTGTCCGCGTCCGTCCGCAGCCGGAGGTATTCTCCGGCCGCCCTCATCTTCTGTTCCAGGCGAGCCCGGTCCAGGGGATGTTTGGAGATGGGGACGATGTCGACGAAGCGGCCGGCCGGCCAGGTCCGGGCGACAGTCCGCAGGCGGACCTCATCCCGGCCCGTCAGAAATAGGACCGGCAGGGCCAGCAGCCGATCCCGCAGGGGCGGCTGCAGGGCGTTCTCGACCTCGACCAGGGCGATCGAGAAGGGGACGGCGTCGAGCAGGGAGAGCGCTTTTTCGAGACCGGGCGCGGTGTAAACGACACCCTCCGTTCGGCAAATATCATAGAGGAATTCGCGCTCCTCGGGCGTGCGCGCACAGATCAGAATTTTCGCCACGGCTCTTTGTTCCTTCGGCCGATCCGGAAAAGGGAATGCCTTGCCCGTCGTTCCACTGTAGAAGAAGCCGCCGGCGCTGTCAAGGCGGTTGGGGGGTGATTCCAGGGGTGAATTTGGGGGTGATTTCGCGGCCGGGCTTATGTTATATTCCGGTCTGGGCTCGATACGTTCGCGGCGCCGAACCCCGATTTATAAATCGGGATTATAAGCGCCGCTCAGTATTAACCCTGTTAATAAACCGGGCTGCCGCCCGGTGTATCGAGCGGGTTTATCGCACCAGGAGATGCCGCTATGAATGAGACGAAGAGCGGGCCGAAGACCGTCCGGGCGCCCCGGGGCGCGCGCCTGAACACCAAGGGCTGGGCCCAGGAAGGCGCCTTGCGGATGCTCATGAACAACCTCGACCCGGACGTGGCCGAGAAGCCCCGCGACCTGATCGTTTACGGCGGGACCGGCAAGGCGGCCCGCAACTGGGATTGCTTCCACGCCATCGTCCGCAGCCTGAAAGCCTTGGCCGGCGACGAGACCCTTCTCGTCCAATCGGGCAAGCCCGTGGCCGTCTTCAAGACCCATGCCGAAGCGCCCCGCGTCCTGATCGCCAATTCCCTGCTGGTCCCGCACTGGGCCACCTGGGACGAATTCCGGAGGCTGGAGGGACTTGGGCTGACGATGTACGGCCAGATGACGGCGGGCAGCTGGATCTACATCGGCAGCCAGGGCATCCTGCAAGGCACCTATGAGACCCTGTCCGCCGTGGCTAAGAGCCACTTCGGCGGCAGCCTCAAGGGTCGGCTGGTCGTCACGGCCGGACTGGGCGGCATGGGCGGCGCCCAGCCGCTGGCCGTGACCATGAACGACGGCGTTGCCATCGTCGTGGAGGTCGACAAGGATCGCATCCGCCGCCGCCTTGAGACGAAATACGTCGATACCATGTCCGACAGTCTGGACGATGCCCTGGCCCGGGCCGGCCGGGCCCAGGCCGAGGGACGGCCGTTGTCCATCGCCCTCCTCGGCAACGCGGCCGAGATTCTCCCCGAGCTCGTCCGGCGGGGCATCGTGCCCGACATTCTCACCGATCAGACCTCGGCCCACGACGAGCTCAACGGCTATGTCCCGGCCGGGATGGCCTACGAGCAGGCCTTGGCCATGCGGGCCAAAGCTCCCTCCGATTATATCAAGCGGGCCTACGATTCGATGGCCGTGCATGTCCGGGCCATGCTGGATCTCCAGAAGCTCGGCGCCCGCGCCTTCGACTATGGGAACAACATCCGCGGCCAGGCGCTCAAGGCGGGGGTTTCGGCCGCGTTCGACATCCCCGGCTTTGTCCCGGAATACATCCGGCCGTTGTTCTGCTTGGGCAAGGGACCCTTCCGTTGGGCCGCTCTCTCCGGACGGCCGCAGGACATCTATGCGACGGATGAAGCCGTGCTGAAGGAATTCCCGGACGACGAGCCTCTGGCCCGCTGGATCCGGAAAGCCCGGGAAAAAGTCCGTTTCCAGGGACTACCGGCCCGGATCTGCTGGCTGGGATACGGCGAGCGGGCTCGTTTCGGGGCGGTCATCAACCATATGGTCAAGAAGGGCAAGATCAGCGCCCCCATCGTCATCGGCCGCGACCACCTCGACACGGGTTCGGTGGCCTCGCCCAATCGGGAGACCGAGGCCATGCGCGACGGCTCGGACGCCATCGCCGATTGGCCCATCCTGAACGCCCTGATCAACGCCGTGAGCGGCGCTTCCTGGG from Candidatus Aminicenantes bacterium encodes:
- the prmC gene encoding peptide chain release factor N(5)-glutamine methyltransferase; amino-acid sequence: MPGPRRSPAWTIGPLAAEGRRRLAGLKAAAAALESRVLLRRALGVTELEILAYPERLVAAAAAGRYLRLIDRRTAREPFAYLIGEREFWSIPISVGPAVLIPRPETETLVETALELAGEGPLLVADVGTGSGAVALALATELRDARVLATDISPAALRTARGNAARHGLRNIEFLAGDLCAPLRRRAWTGQVDLLVSNPPYVREADWARLQPEVRDYEPKSALVPGPTGLEILRRLIAEATVCLRPGGWLAVEIGRGQARAVRRMFGAGWDEVRVKPDLRGIVRVIAARFGGRPAVKP
- a CDS encoding HD domain-containing protein; its protein translation is MNTPGLVLCRLDPARRERLLRGLKTLRLAVRPVEATAESLAARAAEPDNILVLAEAADPAAPLLRTLLALKHERPALSVLIVLPAAPNGLESRLLRDGRIDGVLGPADDAALLSLVRSEWRRVASEALAETRFKALRKAQSDQARNARHASELEQIYDSTLENLMTALDLRDVETFGHSQTVAKYTQVLATLIGLTDPDKLDCLRRGALLHDIGKIAIPDAILKKPGALTEAEWEKVRLHPALGYGLIKEIKLVRVIGEIILHHHEHFDGSGYPLGLKGDRIPLEARLFALADALDAITAHRPYRRARDFRAAQKEIVRHAGTQFDPRLVDAFLRLKPEKWEKIRFETTSFVPSIEEFSALARKLKA
- a CDS encoding diguanylate cyclase, which produces MAKILICARTPEEREFLYDICRTEGVVYTAPGLEKALSLLDAVPFSIALVEVENALQPPLRDRLLALPVLFLTGRDEVRLRTVARTWPAGRFVDIVPISKHPLDRARLEQKMRAAGEYLRLRTDADNMAVAKADAEGRLKKVYGEIKGLNSALSEGLLKEMSKRVTLQERYLRSEQLKQRFEGLLRKLYSADDVNVLMDMVPDIKALVGASSLSLYILEENDSLGRYLKPLIWDDAFLAHADFSRHLAMLPSQDFAAHVARTGEVLNLVDPGRDARASIRYQELLKAPLRSFLAAPLQHDREIIGVLEVYGKSPEAKPGAGFTAEDRQVLRGLSEHIALAMTKLNLIQYDALTGLLRPDPFFEKVVQKVEILSKRRQETGSFALVMGDVDWFKAYNDRNGHEAGNRLLRDLGAILRASIRDQDLLCRYGGEEFLFFLTGVKNIEEATLLTERIRKSIEEHIFEFEEFQPRHNLTMSFGVTLVPINRTGGSSILTRASLKMFAQEADLALAEAKGKKLAALGGDSRMIHKNRVCAYVREKAAVMSKTTILRAAGERVYMEKRTHQRYTASTLCIFRENGSHRVATTVDLSLGGALISVESAFPLARVLDLFMVLGNRACPFRGEVIYCRKASPNSAFFYTGLRFRDLTTGDHRLLEAYFLSLGKKDAPSS
- the hutU gene encoding urocanate hydratase; translated protein: MNETKSGPKTVRAPRGARLNTKGWAQEGALRMLMNNLDPDVAEKPRDLIVYGGTGKAARNWDCFHAIVRSLKALAGDETLLVQSGKPVAVFKTHAEAPRVLIANSLLVPHWATWDEFRRLEGLGLTMYGQMTAGSWIYIGSQGILQGTYETLSAVAKSHFGGSLKGRLVVTAGLGGMGGAQPLAVTMNDGVAIVVEVDKDRIRRRLETKYVDTMSDSLDDALARAGRAQAEGRPLSIALLGNAAEILPELVRRGIVPDILTDQTSAHDELNGYVPAGMAYEQALAMRAKAPSDYIKRAYDSMAVHVRAMLDLQKLGARAFDYGNNIRGQALKAGVSAAFDIPGFVPEYIRPLFCLGKGPFRWAALSGRPQDIYATDEAVLKEFPDDEPLARWIRKAREKVRFQGLPARICWLGYGERARFGAVINHMVKKGKISAPIVIGRDHLDTGSVASPNRETEAMRDGSDAIADWPILNALINAVSGASWVSVHHGGGVGIGLSIHAGMVVVADGTPATGRRLERVLTVDPGMGVVRHADAGYPEAISFARKAGLKIPMLGKS